A genomic segment from Tuwongella immobilis encodes:
- a CDS encoding glucuronyl hydrolase, translating into MTERVAQRRADLRSKFDRALHVAAHQCQRILARYPHYAPIYTVAGQWNRETHRPQGCEGYFPGLLWMLVKHHGETAFRQPALQATRRIEAHQKDANLPELGLLFGCSVLRYFRLSGDPTVRDALIRAGQTLAMRARRQREPTDQPPECHTMERLMNAQLMLWVAHEIGDLEIERMALDLARALQHCLLRPDGTAMGHRLWDAANQQSLEPPHSPSFAQQSAWSRGLAWAILGFTGIYRHTHDPEWLRVANRCADAYLQRAEPLGWVPWWDFEIPEDGPRLVDSSAAAIAASALWDLSEEQADPADRERHQLAACAILESLCSPTYLAEESSTWEGILRHGIAHYPKQLAVDESLIWGDHYFVEAVLKARAGRADAAW; encoded by the coding sequence ATGACGGAACGCGTGGCCCAGCGTCGAGCGGATCTGCGGTCGAAATTCGATCGGGCCTTGCATGTCGCGGCCCATCAATGCCAGCGCATTCTGGCACGCTATCCGCATTACGCACCAATTTACACCGTCGCTGGTCAGTGGAACCGCGAAACGCATCGTCCGCAAGGTTGCGAGGGATACTTTCCCGGGTTGCTGTGGATGCTGGTGAAACATCACGGCGAAACGGCATTCCGTCAGCCGGCATTGCAGGCCACTCGTCGGATCGAAGCCCATCAGAAAGATGCGAATCTGCCCGAACTGGGGCTGCTGTTTGGCTGTTCCGTGCTGCGATATTTTCGGCTTTCCGGCGATCCCACCGTTCGGGATGCGCTCATCCGCGCGGGGCAAACCTTGGCGATGCGTGCCAGACGACAGCGGGAACCGACCGACCAGCCGCCCGAATGTCACACCATGGAACGGCTGATGAATGCCCAGTTGATGCTCTGGGTGGCACACGAGATCGGCGATCTCGAAATCGAACGTATGGCGCTCGATTTGGCCCGCGCCTTGCAGCACTGTTTGTTGCGGCCGGATGGCACGGCAATGGGGCATCGATTGTGGGATGCGGCCAATCAGCAGTCGCTGGAGCCGCCGCATTCGCCCAGTTTCGCCCAGCAGAGCGCGTGGAGTCGTGGCCTGGCGTGGGCGATTCTCGGGTTCACCGGCATCTATCGACACACGCACGATCCGGAATGGCTGCGGGTGGCGAATCGCTGTGCCGATGCGTACTTGCAGCGTGCCGAGCCGTTGGGATGGGTGCCTTGGTGGGATTTTGAGATTCCCGAAGATGGTCCGCGGTTGGTGGATAGCTCTGCGGCGGCCATCGCGGCGAGTGCGCTGTGGGATCTCTCCGAAGAACAGGCCGATCCCGCGGATCGAGAACGGCATCAACTGGCGGCGTGTGCGATCTTGGAATCGCTCTGTTCGCCGACGTATTTGGCCGAAGAATCCTCCACCTGGGAAGGAATTCTCCGACATGGAATTGCCCACTATCCGAAGCAACTGGCGGTGGATGAATCGCTGATCTGGGGCGATCATTATTTCGTGGAAGCCGTGTTGAAAGCGCGGGCCGGTCGGGCGGATGCGGCATGGTGA
- the glmS gene encoding glutamine--fructose-6-phosphate transaminase (isomerizing): MCGIFGYVGPREAEPILVDGLRRLEYRGYDSAGMVTLTGRHLHLRKTAGRVGDLANHVADKPAPGCIGISHTRWATHGAATDCNAHPHLAGSGDSLVAVVHNGVIENYQSLKRQLEAAGVVFRSQTDTEVIAQLLAFHHDGDLLATVRRVLPMLKGTYGLAIVSPRDPNTIVAARLGSPLVLGIGDCEHYLSSDPAALIGHTSKVVYLRDGQLAVIREDDFQIEDIHTGPVDARVETIDWELGDTDRGEFAHHMLKEIFEQPDSLENAMRGRLVEADASTHFGGLNLDPQKLRQAERIILTGCGTSYHAALVGEYLFEEFARIPVEVEYASEFRYRNPPIDRNTIVIAITQSGETADTLAALRESKRKGHTTLALCNVVGSTIAREADGGVYLHAGPEIGVASTKAFTSQVTVLAMLAIYFGRLRHLSALQGMQMIERMRQLPEIIRETLTCYDDVRRVAQRIHTARSVLYLGRNYLYPVALEGALKLKEISYIHAEGYPAAEMKHGPIALVDADTPSIFLIPRGGLFEKVMSNLEEVKARGGPVIAITNDGDESQLAHLRAKCDELILVPEVPEFLQPLICSIPLQLLAYEIAVLRGCDVDKPRNLAKSVTVE, encoded by the coding sequence ATGTGTGGAATTTTTGGCTATGTTGGCCCGCGGGAAGCGGAACCGATTCTGGTGGATGGACTGCGTCGGCTGGAATATCGCGGCTACGATTCCGCAGGAATGGTGACGCTGACGGGTCGGCATCTGCACCTGCGAAAAACCGCAGGCCGCGTCGGCGATCTTGCCAACCATGTTGCCGACAAACCCGCCCCCGGTTGCATTGGCATCAGCCACACGCGATGGGCCACCCATGGAGCCGCCACCGATTGCAATGCCCACCCGCACTTGGCCGGAAGCGGCGATTCTCTAGTTGCGGTTGTCCACAATGGTGTCATCGAAAATTATCAGTCGCTCAAGCGCCAACTCGAAGCCGCGGGAGTCGTCTTCCGCAGCCAGACCGATACCGAGGTGATCGCGCAACTGCTGGCATTCCATCACGATGGTGATCTGCTGGCGACCGTCCGCCGCGTGCTGCCCATGCTCAAGGGCACCTACGGATTGGCGATTGTCAGCCCGCGTGATCCCAACACGATCGTTGCCGCGCGACTCGGCTCCCCACTGGTGCTGGGCATCGGCGATTGCGAGCATTACCTATCCAGCGACCCGGCCGCGCTCATCGGCCACACATCCAAGGTGGTTTATCTCCGGGATGGTCAGTTGGCCGTCATTCGGGAAGATGATTTCCAGATTGAAGACATTCATACCGGCCCAGTGGATGCTCGGGTGGAGACGATCGATTGGGAACTGGGCGACACGGATCGCGGCGAGTTTGCCCACCACATGCTGAAAGAGATTTTCGAGCAGCCCGATTCGCTGGAAAATGCCATGCGTGGGCGGCTGGTCGAAGCGGATGCCTCCACGCATTTCGGCGGCCTGAATCTCGACCCGCAGAAACTCCGCCAAGCCGAGCGCATCATTCTCACGGGGTGCGGCACCTCGTATCATGCCGCCTTGGTGGGGGAATATCTGTTTGAAGAATTCGCTCGAATTCCCGTGGAAGTGGAGTACGCCAGCGAGTTCCGCTATCGCAATCCGCCGATCGACCGCAACACAATCGTCATCGCCATCACGCAGTCCGGCGAAACCGCCGATACGCTGGCCGCGTTGCGCGAATCGAAGCGCAAAGGGCATACCACGTTGGCGTTATGCAATGTGGTGGGCAGCACCATCGCCCGCGAAGCCGATGGCGGCGTCTACCTGCATGCCGGCCCGGAAATCGGCGTCGCCAGCACGAAAGCCTTCACCTCGCAAGTGACAGTGCTGGCCATGCTCGCCATCTACTTTGGCCGACTGCGGCACCTCTCCGCACTACAAGGCATGCAGATGATCGAACGGATGCGACAACTCCCGGAAATCATCCGCGAAACGCTCACCTGCTACGACGATGTCCGCCGAGTGGCGCAACGCATCCACACCGCACGCAGTGTGTTGTACCTGGGCCGCAATTACCTCTACCCCGTCGCGCTGGAAGGGGCACTGAAACTGAAGGAAATCAGCTACATTCACGCCGAGGGCTACCCCGCCGCCGAGATGAAACACGGCCCCATCGCCCTGGTCGATGCCGATACGCCGTCGATCTTCCTGATTCCACGCGGCGGATTGTTCGAGAAAGTCATGAGCAACCTCGAAGAAGTCAAAGCACGCGGCGGCCCCGTGATTGCGATCACCAACGACGGCGACGAATCGCAATTGGCCCACCTGCGAGCGAAATGCGATGAGCTGATTTTGGTGCCCGAAGTGCCCGAATTCCTGCAACCGCTAATTTGTTCGATTCCACTGCAACTATTGGCCTACGAAATCGCCGTCCTCCGCGGCTGCGACGTGGACAAACCTCGCAACCTCGCCAAGAGCGTCACCGTGGAATAA